Proteins encoded by one window of Chondromyces crocatus:
- a CDS encoding fatty acid desaturase family protein yields the protein MTSTPPFDLASIDLDAFFADIKALRREIDASLGQEDLDHLEKMERWGHACTALGLLTAGLAPNPISAALLGVGRSTRWMLMHHIGHRGYDKVPGVPPRYTSKVFARGKRRFFDWPDWMIPEAWIYEHNVLHHSHTGEERDPDLIERNTEDLRKFPKPVRYALMGILSLTWKASYYAPNTLDTWRERPVPTSKEDGEAESRGGRDRELWLRCYLPYVGLHFGLMPLCYLPLGPWGVMSAFCNSLMAEFMTNLHTFCVVGPNHTGDDLYRFDDRPASRAEHALRQIIGSTNYATGSDLVDFTQMWLNYQIEHHIWPDIPMRQYQIIQPKVRALCEKYGIPYVQESVFKRAKKMLDIAVGNTVMRRNVRREDAPAVRKNGSASAPAASKAAAPPPPAAPSTLAAAEA from the coding sequence ATGACCAGTACGCCTCCGTTCGACCTCGCATCCATCGATCTCGACGCCTTCTTCGCTGACATCAAGGCCCTTCGCCGCGAGATCGATGCCTCGCTGGGACAAGAGGACCTCGATCACCTCGAGAAGATGGAGCGCTGGGGCCACGCCTGCACCGCCCTCGGCCTGCTCACGGCCGGTCTGGCGCCGAACCCCATCAGCGCGGCCCTGCTCGGCGTTGGCCGCTCGACGCGCTGGATGCTGATGCACCACATCGGCCATCGCGGCTACGACAAGGTGCCCGGCGTACCTCCCCGCTACACGAGCAAGGTCTTCGCCCGCGGCAAGCGCCGCTTCTTCGACTGGCCCGACTGGATGATCCCCGAGGCCTGGATCTACGAGCACAACGTGCTTCACCACTCCCACACCGGCGAGGAGCGCGATCCCGACCTGATCGAGCGCAACACCGAGGATCTGCGCAAGTTCCCGAAGCCCGTGCGGTACGCCTTGATGGGGATCCTCTCGCTGACCTGGAAAGCGTCGTACTACGCGCCCAACACGCTCGATACGTGGCGAGAGCGGCCAGTCCCCACCAGCAAGGAAGACGGTGAAGCCGAGAGCCGTGGAGGCCGCGACCGCGAGCTGTGGCTGCGCTGCTACCTGCCCTATGTCGGCCTCCACTTCGGGCTGATGCCGCTCTGCTACCTGCCCCTCGGCCCCTGGGGCGTGATGAGCGCCTTCTGCAACTCCCTCATGGCCGAGTTCATGACCAACCTGCACACCTTCTGCGTGGTGGGTCCGAACCACACGGGCGACGACCTGTACCGGTTCGACGATCGGCCGGCGTCGCGTGCGGAGCACGCCCTGCGACAGATCATCGGCTCGACGAACTACGCGACCGGCAGCGACCTGGTCGACTTCACGCAGATGTGGCTCAACTACCAGATCGAGCACCACATCTGGCCCGACATCCCCATGCGTCAGTACCAGATCATCCAGCCGAAGGTGCGCGCCCTCTGCGAGAAGTACGGCATCCCCTACGTGCAGGAGAGCGTCTTCAAGCGGGCGAAGAAGATGCTCGACATCGCCGTGGGGAACACCGTCATGCGTCGTAACGTGCGCCGTGAAGACGCGCCCGCCGTGCGCAAGAACGGGTCGGCTTCGGCACCCGCCGCGAGCAAGGCGGCCGCTCCCCCGCCGCCCGCCGCCCCCTCCACGCTCGCTGCTGCCGAAGCCTGA
- a CDS encoding dipeptidase — MYGSPDARALHALSPAIDLHADSLMWSRWVGYDLHVRHDPPLPWAAIGGHVDVPRLIEGGIGAQFFGLVSLPVGQRRGLAAVIYEQIDELEKAARARPDRLIKARTAADIETATKRGAVAALLGIEGAHALEGEIEQLERFARRGVRYLGLCHFSANEACFPAYGQGRRDGQGLTPFGREVVRRCEELGVIVDLAHINRSGFLEACEMATKPPMVSHTGVLGAFAHWRNIDDDQLRAVADRGGCVGVIFCPQFLGGEGLEPVVRHLRHIIDVVGEDTPALGSDWDGFIIPTRDLCDAARLPLLTDALLAAGFSENVIRKLLRDNALRVIRDNPVPS, encoded by the coding sequence ATGTACGGTTCCCCGGACGCCCGTGCCCTCCACGCACTCTCGCCCGCCATCGACCTTCACGCGGACAGCCTGATGTGGTCGCGCTGGGTCGGCTACGACCTGCACGTGCGGCACGACCCGCCTCTCCCCTGGGCCGCCATCGGCGGCCACGTCGACGTGCCGCGCCTGATCGAAGGCGGCATCGGCGCCCAGTTCTTCGGCCTCGTCTCGCTCCCCGTCGGTCAGCGGCGCGGCCTCGCGGCGGTCATCTACGAGCAGATCGACGAACTCGAAAAAGCCGCCCGGGCGCGACCGGATCGCCTCATCAAGGCGCGGACGGCGGCCGACATCGAAACCGCCACGAAGCGGGGAGCGGTGGCCGCGTTGCTCGGCATCGAAGGCGCGCACGCCCTGGAAGGAGAGATCGAGCAGCTCGAACGCTTCGCCCGGCGCGGCGTGCGCTACCTGGGCCTCTGCCATTTCAGCGCCAACGAAGCGTGCTTCCCCGCCTACGGACAGGGCCGCCGCGATGGCCAGGGGCTGACACCGTTCGGGCGTGAGGTGGTGCGGCGCTGCGAAGAGCTGGGCGTCATCGTCGACCTGGCCCACATCAACCGCAGCGGCTTCCTCGAAGCGTGCGAGATGGCCACGAAGCCCCCCATGGTGAGCCACACCGGGGTGCTCGGCGCGTTCGCTCACTGGCGCAACATCGATGACGATCAGCTCCGCGCGGTGGCGGATCGAGGGGGCTGCGTGGGGGTGATCTTCTGCCCCCAGTTCCTCGGGGGAGAAGGCCTGGAGCCCGTGGTGCGGCACCTGCGGCACATCATCGACGTGGTCGGCGAGGATACGCCAGCGCTCGGCTCCGACTGGGATGGCTTCATCATCCCCACCCGGGACCTGTGCGACGCCGCGCGGCTCCCCCTTCTCACCGATGCGCTGCTCGCCGCGGGATTCAGCGAGAACGTCATCCGGAAGCTCCTCCGTGACAACGCCTTGCGCGTGATCCGCGACAACCCGGTCCCCTCATGA
- a CDS encoding sensor histidine kinase, with translation MKVRTRLLLFGAALPTVALLVTVLLAGQAFRLSLLHALDRALISQAAVESVSLFDGPAGEPHLHLTASPLAVEVRAFAPTVGLFGPGGDLLVTYGKGPAPARPAEGEAGAMGELPKLQTRPGPDGKLLRELAVRVRSPQGKEYTLKLASPLAEIDATLRTYHQTTLAACAAVALALLGIQAWQASRMSRRLGEMAAYLPELKGGDLVWRLPPDTTGDEIAALRGALEEAMRRLHTARAAQERLIANAAHELKTPLGLMRTEMDLALRKERPAPELREALFEARREVDRLAALASRLLDLAALGGVAWVPSRGDLALLVREAAETAEAEAARRGVRLLVVAPAEVPAVMEALTLRQAVDNMLANALRFAPAGSSVTLALDVMETRHRISVRDEGPGVPRGEEEKIFEPFQRGASAQAGTHGGAGLGLAIVREIARKHGGHAYLARDTDVKGATFVLEIPRD, from the coding sequence TTGAAGGTCCGCACGCGCCTGCTCCTGTTCGGCGCCGCCCTCCCGACCGTGGCGCTCCTGGTGACGGTGCTCCTGGCGGGACAAGCCTTTCGTCTCAGCCTGCTCCACGCGCTCGACCGCGCACTGATCTCCCAGGCTGCCGTGGAGAGCGTGAGCTTGTTCGACGGCCCCGCCGGCGAGCCCCACCTCCACCTCACGGCCTCCCCGCTGGCCGTCGAGGTGCGCGCGTTCGCTCCGACGGTGGGCCTGTTCGGGCCGGGTGGCGACCTGCTGGTGACCTACGGCAAAGGCCCGGCTCCCGCGCGACCTGCCGAAGGCGAGGCGGGGGCGATGGGGGAGCTGCCGAAGCTCCAGACGCGGCCCGGCCCTGACGGCAAGCTGCTCCGCGAGCTCGCGGTCCGGGTGCGCTCCCCCCAGGGCAAGGAGTACACGCTGAAGCTCGCGAGCCCGCTCGCCGAGATCGATGCCACCCTGCGGACCTACCACCAGACCACGCTTGCCGCGTGCGCCGCGGTCGCGCTGGCGCTGCTCGGCATCCAGGCGTGGCAAGCCTCACGGATGAGCCGACGGCTGGGCGAGATGGCCGCGTACCTGCCCGAGCTGAAGGGAGGCGATCTGGTCTGGAGACTCCCCCCGGACACGACGGGGGACGAGATCGCCGCCCTGCGCGGCGCGCTGGAAGAGGCGATGCGGCGACTTCATACCGCGCGTGCAGCGCAAGAACGGCTGATCGCCAACGCCGCGCACGAGCTGAAGACACCGCTCGGCTTGATGCGGACGGAGATGGACCTCGCACTGCGCAAGGAGCGGCCCGCGCCCGAGCTCCGGGAGGCCTTGTTCGAGGCTCGGCGCGAGGTCGACCGGCTCGCGGCGCTGGCCTCACGGCTGCTGGATCTCGCCGCCCTCGGCGGCGTGGCGTGGGTGCCGTCGCGAGGGGATCTGGCGTTGCTCGTCCGGGAGGCTGCGGAAACTGCGGAGGCCGAGGCGGCGCGCCGAGGGGTGCGGCTGCTCGTGGTGGCCCCCGCCGAGGTCCCTGCCGTGATGGAGGCCCTCACGCTCCGGCAAGCCGTCGACAACATGCTCGCCAACGCGCTGCGCTTCGCCCCCGCAGGCTCCTCGGTGACGCTGGCCCTCGACGTGATGGAAACGCGACACCGGATCTCGGTGCGTGACGAAGGACCCGGCGTCCCGCGCGGCGAAGAAGAGAAGATCTTCGAGCCGTTCCAGCGGGGGGCGAGCGCGCAGGCTGGGACCCATGGCGGCGCGGGCCTGGGCCTGGCCATCGTCCGGGAGATCGCCCGCAAGCACGGCGGCCATGCGTACCTCGCGCGCGACACCGACGTGAAAGGGGCGACCTTCGTGCTCGAAATCCCGCGAGACTGA
- a CDS encoding response regulator transcription factor produces the protein MKLLVVEDEPKMVRLLERGLREEGHQVDVCTSGVVAVEQAEAVAYDVILLDWSLPEMDGLAVLRRWRERDLRTPVLLLTARGTVGERVTGLRAGADDYLVKPFDFEELVARLEALHRRAGGHDVERRLGPLLLDARRRTLSCGQEERTLTGREFALLSELWGHAGDVLTRSELLSTVWGTGFDGAPNVVDVYVGYLRTKLRELAGEAVLIQAVRGVGFRLVITEPKREGRR, from the coding sequence GTGAAGCTGCTCGTGGTGGAGGATGAGCCGAAGATGGTGCGCCTGCTGGAGCGCGGCTTGCGCGAGGAGGGGCACCAGGTCGACGTCTGCACGAGCGGCGTGGTGGCGGTGGAGCAGGCCGAGGCGGTGGCGTACGACGTCATCTTGCTCGACTGGTCGCTGCCGGAGATGGACGGACTGGCCGTCCTGCGGCGCTGGCGGGAGCGTGACCTGCGCACGCCCGTGCTCCTGCTGACGGCGCGCGGGACGGTCGGGGAACGGGTGACCGGCCTGCGCGCGGGCGCAGACGACTACCTGGTCAAACCGTTCGACTTCGAGGAGCTGGTGGCCCGCCTGGAGGCGCTGCACCGTCGCGCGGGCGGGCACGACGTGGAGCGGCGTCTGGGGCCCCTCTTGCTCGACGCGCGCCGGCGGACGCTGTCCTGCGGACAGGAAGAGCGCACCCTCACCGGGCGGGAGTTCGCCCTGCTCTCGGAGCTGTGGGGTCACGCGGGGGATGTGCTCACCCGCAGCGAGCTGCTGAGCACGGTCTGGGGTACGGGGTTCGACGGAGCGCCCAACGTGGTCGACGTTTACGTCGGCTATCTCCGGACGAAGCTGCGGGAGCTCGCGGGTGAAGCCGTGCTCATCCAGGCGGTGCGTGGCGTCGGGTTCCGGCTGGTGATCACCGAGCCGAAGCGCGAGGGGCGACGTTGA